The DNA region TCAAGGTCAATAAACCTCAAACGATAGGtcctaaatattaaatattatatttcaaggaatggaaaataaactaaaaggtCCTatagataaatttaaatatcacaagcaaactaaatataaaactACTGATTTTCTTGagtttaaattatattatcttatataagtaaaatatatatatttccttAAATATTCTGTTGAAAGTACTATTACTTAATATTTCCTTAAAGGTAATAATGAAATTACTCTAAATTATACAACTTATcttcattaaaaaattaagaagagaaattaattatatcataaaatttcaatatacATATTTACAGAAATATCGATATTTAAACATTATCGAAAGCAGTACTACTATTCGATTTGCCACCTCTATGCTAAAAAGTATTgtaaattgtaaacatatgttttgtttacatttttaagaaatgGGTGGAAAAAGTTATTATTGCGACTACTGCTGTTGTTTTATGAAAAACGATTTGAATGTGCGCAAACTGCACAATGGTGGTATTTTCCACACAATTGCCAAGACCAATTACATGAGGCGTTATGAGGGTAAAAACTTTTGCCAactatcaaaaaatatatttataattaacaAATTATAGATCCCAAAAAGATATTAGACGAGGAACGTAGGAAAACTCCTTGCAAGCGATTTTTTGGTGGCTACTGCAAATTTGAAACGTATTGCAAATATTGTCACTATAGTGAGAAGGAATTACAGGAGCTGGAAAGACTAGGTTTGAAAACATGTTTGTCTTATGTAGAAGAAATGAGATTTTAAGTTTACAAATTATATAACTATCTTTTCAGTTCTTGCCAAGAAGAAGGCCAACTCCAAAAAGAGAAAGAAATCCACAAAATGGCCCTGGAAAACTCATACGCAAACGGGATTGCCTATCTCATTACAACCCATTCAGTTAGCCAGGCTCGAACGAACCAATTTTGAACTTAGCTGGGGCTAATGAacagatatatgtatatttacatCAACACATTTAAGTCAATTATTCAAAATGCCAACTACTTTCTCCATGATGCGGGCCACCTTCAGGTTAATCCGCAACGTGCGAGCATATTCGTAGTGAAACGATTTCGGAGAATGCCGGCTTAAGTTCTCCTCATCCGGATCGGCCAGGTGTGCCAGCAGGAAATAGCAAAGGTGTTCTGTAAGATTagaatttcattaaataaatacacaatCTAAACAGTAAATTATTGAAAACCTACCCTGCTCCCCTTCAACGGCGTAGAAAAGGGGTGGATTGCCACCCCTTACCTCGGAGGCATTTATCACTTCCATTTTATGTCGACGGTTCTTCAACTTGGATTTACTCAACTCCAGTCTTTCGCAGGCACGATCGTAATACCTGGCGAAAGCCTTCTCATCGCTTTCATTCGCATTCGGAACCTCCTGCGTTCTCCTGTACACTGTTTCCCCCAATTCCCGCTCATCTATTATATCCAGTATTGCTTCCGCAACCAAGAACTGATTGTTACGCACTGCCAGGTGCAAAACTGTATAACCATCATCGTTGGTTAGCAGTAGACTATTCAGATCGATGCGGCGCATCAGTAACCTAATCGACTCGATATTTATATTGTTTATCACCGCCAGGTGGAGAGCTGTATTTGAGTTCTCATAGAGGTGATCGGTCTGGCAGCCAGCCCGCAAAATAAGCGATATAATCTCCGAATCCGAGTCGTGCGTTAGGGCGAGTTCCAGGCAATCTTCGCCATCGGAGCTGACCAGCTCATTGATATCCACGTTGGCGTGATGGCAGACGAACATCTGACGCTTTACCCCGTAAACATCTCCGTTTAGTATTTCGTCGTGGATGGGTCTAAAAGGGCATAAGATGTATTTATAGAGAAGATGATATCATAATGATCTCATTCATACGTACAACAATCCTTCTTCGGACACTATACGAGCCTTCTTGAATTCATTGGCCATTATTCTTATAATCCGGTCTTTACTGCTGCCATTTATATAGTCTTCCACCCGGGTGAGCTCATCCAAATCTAGGGATATATCGGACAATACGGACTGACGACGCTGAGGGGTTGCTTTCGAAAATCGGTTTTCCCCCGAGTTAGAGGAATTctgtgaaaaatatttttaaagttaatatCAGTAAAGTCAAATATGTATTTCTTGTTATGAAGATAAGGGGCTGGACTTAAAAGTTTCACAATTCTGATTAATTTTGCCATAGAAACACGTAATTTTGTTTACGAGTCATGCACTAGTAATCAAGATTTCTGTGAAAATATTTAGAGCCCAGAATATTTTACCATAAAGTACATTATTTTACTCACAGAAACATCTTGTTTTTTCTTCTTGGTGACCACGGGTGTCAGCTGCTTTTCCTCTCGCTCCTGGAGAGCCATTTCAGCCGCTGATCTCTTGACCACCTGTGGCACGCAGGTATTTCGCTTTCTTCCGCGCTTTTTAGGAACTTTTATGGGCTCTATAAGCGATTCTGCAGGGTTGGAACTTGAACTCTCCTGAGTGGTAGTGGTATTCCCCGTAGATTCTGATGATTCATTCTTAATGGCAGGCTTTTCTATTGATTTTATAGGTTTTTCTTCGGGTTCCGTTTCAGTTTGCGTCGAGGCATCCACTTTTTGGGCCCCACAAGAACATTGTTTACCCTGATACGAGATAGCGATCTTATCGCTATTGTTATGCCCGTTCATCGCGTCGATCACCCGTTGGACGAGGGCTTTATCGGGAATTCGCATGAGTAATTTGAAAATATCCTCGTAGACGGGCTGGAAGGACTTGCGCTGGATGTAGGTGGTGGTGCCCAGTGGAGCGGGAATGGAGACCCGAACTAGAGCTGCTTGTCTGCTCAGTAGAAGATCCGATCCGCCAGCAACGACTGGTTGTATGTGCTGCGATTTCGTCAATAGCACTTTCTTCATCGTGACCGAGTTTCAGTATACTACTCGAATTTACAATATCAGCAAGCGATAAGATGCCTCTGTTTGCGTTCGATTTTGGGGGGAGATCCCACTTTAGTTGTATCCAAAATATAATAAGTTGGTTTTTCCCCAAGACACGCTGCACGGAATGGCAAGGTATGGCACTCGCGCGCTTTTCAACACTTTTTCTGGAGGTGGCCGATAGTTGCGATGACCAATCGAACTGTAACACGGGgcttattataatttaataagAGTAATTGTATACTAATTGTATTGTAAATCATTTTATTCATAGAAAAATCACCAGAatttggaaaaataaaaggtAGGTGGCATTATTGCtcagttatttaaaaaaatataataaatatttaatatttatttaaaggttTGATTCTGCTTTTATTTATTCTGACTTCTAGCTCATCTTACTAATTTTATTCCTATTAATAGCATATTAGTTATTACATTCAAATACACTTATAATTAACATGGTTCCATCTCTAGATTCGCGAATCTTATCGATATTTCGCTCGCGGTGAATGGCAAAAGGGTGTAAAGTATtcctaagaaaaaaaaatacggTCCGTCATACAGGCACCGGGGATAAGTTTACCCAAAATTAGGTAAATTTAAGGATACTAGGGGGCTCTTAATTAGGAGCTCTCTGATACATATTGCCCGGCGTTCGGATAGACCACCCCAACTCGGCAATGGACTCGCGAAACGGCCGGGGCTTTTCTAGGGGCAGTGGAAATGAGAGGGATGGGGGCAGTAATTACTACAGATCCAGGTCCAGATATAGCCGATCCCGGTCGCGTTCACGGTAAGAATAACTCCCTAACCCATAAGACAATACTTATTAATAAACACAAACATTTTCTAGTGA from Drosophila subpulchrella strain 33 F10 #4 breed RU33 chromosome 2L, RU_Dsub_v1.1 Primary Assembly, whole genome shotgun sequence includes:
- the LOC119548413 gene encoding zinc finger matrin-type protein 5 isoform X1, which translates into the protein MGGKSYYCDYCCCFMKNDLNVRKLHNGGIFHTIAKTNYMRRYEDPKKILDEERRKTPCKRFFGGYCKFETYCKYCHYSEKELQELERLVLAKKKANSKKRKKSTKWPWKTHTQTGLPISLQPIQLARLERTNFELSWG
- the LOC119548413 gene encoding zinc finger matrin-type protein 5 isoform X2, yielding MRILDEERRKTPCKRFFGGYCKFETYCKYCHYSEKELQELERLVLAKKKANSKKRKKSTKWPWKTHTQTGLPISLQPIQLARLERTNFELSWG
- the LOC119548412 gene encoding uncharacterized protein LOC119548412, whose product is MKKVLLTKSQHIQPVVAGGSDLLLSRQAALVRVSIPAPLGTTTYIQRKSFQPVYEDIFKLLMRIPDKALVQRVIDAMNGHNNSDKIAISYQGKQCSCGAQKVDASTQTETEPEEKPIKSIEKPAIKNESSESTGNTTTTQESSSSNPAESLIEPIKVPKKRGRKRNTCVPQVVKRSAAEMALQEREEKQLTPVVTKKKKQDVSNSSNSGENRFSKATPQRRQSVLSDISLDLDELTRVEDYINGSSKDRIIRIMANEFKKARIVSEEGLLPIHDEILNGDVYGVKRQMFVCHHANVDINELVSSDGEDCLELALTHDSDSEIISLILRAGCQTDHLYENSNTALHLAVINNINIESIRLLMRRIDLNSLLLTNDDGYTVLHLAVRNNQFLVAEAILDIIDERELGETVYRRTQEVPNANESDEKAFARYYDRACERLELSKSKLKNRRHKMEVINASEVRGGNPPLFYAVEGEQEHLCYFLLAHLADPDEENLSRHSPKSFHYEYARTLRINLKVARIMEKVVGILNN